The following are from one region of the Cyanobium gracile PCC 6307 genome:
- the hemL gene encoding glutamate-1-semialdehyde 2,1-aminomutase — MRPPSADPALSSATPSAPASAPSLLTTRSEEIFAAAQTLMPGGVSSPVRAFKSVGGQPIVFDRVKGAYAWDVDGNLYIDYVGSWGPAICGHSHPEVIAALHQALEKGTSFGAPCVLENELAELVIAAVPSVEMVRFVNSGTEACMAVLRLMRAFTGREKVIKFEGCYHGHADMFLVKAGSGVATLGLPDSPGVPRAVTAGTLTAPYNCLESVKQLFANNPGEIAGVILEPVVGNAGFITPEPGFLEGLRELTKENGALLVFDEVMTGFRISYGGAQARFGVTPDLTTMGKVIGGGLPVGAYGGRADIMAMVAPAGPMYQAGTLSGNPLAMTAGIKTLQLLSQPGTYERLETITKRLINGVRAAAAEAGIPFCGGSISAMFGFFLCEGPVHNFEQAKAADTVRFGRLHRGMLERGVYLAPSAFEAGFTSLAHSDADIDATIDAFRDVFLSLA, encoded by the coding sequence CGATCCGAGGAGATCTTCGCCGCCGCCCAGACACTCATGCCCGGGGGCGTCAGTTCCCCCGTGCGGGCCTTCAAGTCGGTGGGCGGCCAGCCGATCGTCTTCGACCGGGTCAAGGGGGCCTATGCCTGGGACGTCGACGGCAACCTCTACATCGACTACGTCGGCAGCTGGGGGCCCGCCATCTGCGGCCACAGCCACCCGGAGGTGATCGCCGCCCTCCACCAGGCCCTGGAGAAGGGCACCAGCTTCGGCGCCCCCTGCGTGCTCGAGAACGAGCTGGCGGAGCTGGTCATCGCCGCCGTGCCGTCGGTGGAGATGGTGCGCTTCGTCAACTCCGGCACCGAGGCCTGCATGGCCGTGCTGCGGCTGATGCGCGCCTTCACCGGCCGGGAGAAGGTGATCAAGTTCGAGGGCTGCTACCACGGCCACGCCGACATGTTCCTGGTCAAGGCGGGCTCCGGGGTGGCCACCCTGGGCCTGCCCGACTCCCCCGGTGTGCCCCGCGCCGTCACCGCCGGCACCCTCACCGCCCCCTACAACTGCCTGGAGTCGGTCAAGCAGCTGTTCGCCAACAACCCCGGTGAGATCGCCGGGGTGATCCTGGAGCCGGTGGTGGGCAACGCGGGCTTCATCACCCCCGAACCCGGCTTCCTCGAGGGCCTGCGCGAACTCACCAAGGAAAACGGCGCCCTGCTGGTGTTCGACGAAGTCATGACCGGCTTCCGCATCAGCTACGGCGGCGCCCAGGCCCGCTTCGGCGTCACCCCGGACCTCACCACCATGGGCAAGGTGATCGGCGGCGGCCTGCCGGTGGGGGCCTACGGCGGCCGGGCCGACATCATGGCGATGGTGGCGCCCGCTGGGCCCATGTACCAGGCAGGCACCCTGAGCGGCAATCCCCTGGCCATGACCGCCGGCATCAAGACCCTGCAGCTGCTCAGCCAGCCCGGCACCTACGAGCGGCTGGAGACCATCACCAAGCGGCTCATCAACGGCGTCCGCGCCGCCGCCGCCGAGGCGGGCATCCCCTTCTGCGGCGGCAGCATCAGCGCCATGTTCGGCTTCTTCCTCTGCGAGGGGCCGGTGCACAACTTCGAGCAGGCCAAGGCCGCCGACACGGTCCGCTTCGGCCGCCTGCACCGCGGCATGCTCGAGCGTGGCGTCTACTTGGCACCGAGCGCCTTCGAGGCCGGCTTCACCTCCCTGGCCCACAGTGACGCCGACATCGACGCCACCATCGACGCCTTCCGGGACGTCTTCCTGTCGCTGGCGTGA